The following coding sequences are from one Paenibacillus tundrae window:
- a CDS encoding NAD(P)/FAD-dependent oxidoreductase — protein sequence MELINGTTYWPTTFQPTRNYPVLEENLTCDCLIVGGGMAGALSAKLLTDRGIQTILIDKREIGHGSSMANTGLLQYTNDKTLTSCIQTFGEQTGVRFYELCRDAMQQLAEIAQKLEIDPWFVPRTSLYCATDEDDIVMLEEEYRNLKHYGFDVELWNEDKIRSVFPFSKRAALYTSGDAEVNPYRLVHSLIDSASNQGAKVFAHTAMTHCDYNEDGVVCYTPQGTIRAKHVIFSTGYETQEIKNDRGAYLKSTYAIATKPLKDLGSWHEQCMIWETARPYLYMRTTPDGRIIAGGLDEERPREDQRAIKAAHKGDILLQQIAVYFPLSDLEVDYAWEAVFGSTHDGLPLIGAHPDYPHSYFVEGYGGNGTVYSMIGAKLITELIATGTKNPDLDLFSLTRTSKPSPV from the coding sequence GTGGAACTCATTAACGGAACAACGTACTGGCCAACCACGTTCCAACCGACACGCAATTATCCAGTTCTAGAAGAGAATCTTACCTGTGATTGCCTCATTGTTGGCGGTGGAATGGCTGGAGCCTTATCGGCCAAGCTTCTGACCGATCGTGGAATTCAAACCATCCTTATTGACAAGAGAGAGATCGGGCATGGCAGTAGTATGGCGAACACGGGCTTACTCCAATATACGAATGATAAGACGTTGACCTCCTGTATCCAGACATTTGGAGAACAGACAGGAGTACGATTTTATGAGTTGTGTCGAGATGCAATGCAGCAGCTAGCCGAGATTGCACAAAAGCTTGAAATTGATCCTTGGTTTGTGCCTCGCACAAGTCTATATTGCGCAACTGATGAGGATGATATAGTTATGCTTGAGGAGGAATATCGCAATCTGAAGCATTACGGATTCGATGTAGAGCTCTGGAATGAAGACAAAATTCGTTCCGTGTTCCCTTTCAGCAAGCGAGCTGCATTGTATACAAGTGGTGATGCGGAGGTTAATCCGTATCGCTTGGTTCACTCACTCATCGACTCGGCCTCAAATCAGGGAGCCAAAGTCTTCGCTCATACCGCCATGACCCATTGTGACTACAATGAGGATGGAGTGGTATGTTATACGCCACAAGGAACAATTCGTGCCAAGCATGTTATTTTCTCTACAGGATATGAAACGCAAGAGATCAAGAATGATCGCGGGGCATATCTGAAGAGCACTTACGCCATTGCCACCAAACCACTGAAGGATCTCGGTAGCTGGCATGAACAATGCATGATATGGGAAACTGCCAGACCTTATCTATACATGCGCACAACACCAGATGGACGAATTATTGCAGGTGGACTAGATGAGGAACGTCCGCGTGAGGATCAACGAGCGATCAAAGCAGCTCATAAAGGTGACATTTTACTGCAACAGATTGCGGTATATTTCCCTTTATCCGACCTTGAAGTAGATTATGCTTGGGAAGCGGTCTTTGGTAGCACGCATGACGGGCTTCCCCTAATTGGAGCGCATCCGGATTACCCACATTCATATTTTGTAGAAGGGTATGGTGGCAATGGGACAGTGTATAGCATGATTGGCGCAAAGCTAATTACAGAGCTTATTGCTACGGGTACTAAGAACCCCGATTTGGATCTATTTTCACTCACAAGAACTAGCAAACCTTCACCCGTCTAA
- a CDS encoding spore coat protein — MYTQSLSSSGNFMQEQDLLKSILADLRRTSREYTTATTEASCPTVRKMFNDLTNDTLRLQGELFNLMQQNNMYSASSKALRSDVDKQLQSAQQTQQKCQQFIQEKNTQSSPYSQAPNVPQHQPSYGNPYYM; from the coding sequence GTGTACACACAATCTTTGTCATCCAGTGGGAATTTTATGCAAGAACAGGACTTGTTAAAGTCGATTCTTGCAGATTTGAGACGAACTTCACGGGAATATACGACAGCAACTACGGAAGCTTCCTGTCCTACAGTTCGTAAAATGTTCAATGATCTGACGAATGATACTTTGCGTTTACAGGGTGAATTGTTCAATCTGATGCAACAAAACAACATGTATTCTGCATCGTCCAAAGCCCTACGTTCAGATGTTGATAAGCAACTCCAGTCTGCACAGCAGACACAACAGAAATGTCAGCAATTCATTCAGGAGAAGAACACGCAAAGCAGTCCATACAGCCAGGCACCTAATGTGCCTCAGCATCAGCCTAGTTACGGTAATCCTTATTACATGTAA
- a CDS encoding Lrp/AsnC family transcriptional regulator has translation MKDLNDLQLKVLNLLKEDARRTPALLSTLLGESEDKIKNVVAQLEQEHVIVKYATVVNWSKIDDEKVTALIEVQITPERGRGFEGIAERIYLYPQVKSVYLMSGAYDLLVEVEGGNLREVANFVSEKLSPIDSVLSTKTNFILKKYKQDGIIFEDHQEDNRLMISP, from the coding sequence ATGAAGGATTTGAACGACCTGCAATTGAAAGTTCTGAATCTGTTGAAGGAAGACGCGAGAAGGACTCCCGCGCTGCTGTCTACGCTGCTCGGAGAGTCGGAAGATAAGATTAAGAATGTCGTCGCACAGCTGGAGCAAGAGCACGTCATCGTCAAATACGCAACGGTCGTTAACTGGAGCAAAATTGATGATGAGAAAGTCACAGCACTGATCGAAGTACAGATTACGCCAGAGCGTGGTCGGGGATTCGAAGGTATTGCTGAACGAATCTACTTGTATCCTCAAGTAAAATCGGTTTATCTCATGTCGGGAGCATATGATTTGCTCGTTGAAGTTGAAGGTGGCAACCTTCGTGAAGTTGCTAATTTTGTATCCGAGAAACTGTCTCCGATTGATTCAGTACTCTCCACCAAAACGAATTTTATTCTTAAAAAATATAAGCAGGACGGGATTATTTTTGAAGACCATCAGGAAGACAACCGTCTCATGATCTCGCCGTAA
- a CDS encoding aminotransferase class I/II-fold pyridoxal phosphate-dependent enzyme: MIVNEQTTGNNKKMTSYLAPLVQQIPPSGIRKFFDLVGDNKDIITLGVGEPDFVTPWHMREACVYSLERGMTSYTSNAGMPKLREAISDYLHTQFDTKYDPKDEIIVTVGGSEAIDLALRALIVPGDEILIPEPSYVAYSPIASIGGGVPVGVETYAKDQFKVTAEALEASITPKSKVVILCYPSNPTGAIMTYEEWLPIAEVIKKHDLIVIADEIYAELTYTQKHVSFASIPDMKERTILVSGFSKAFAMTGWRIGYMCGHPELIAAMLKIHQYTVMCAPAMGQVAALEALTNGLGEKDRMVESYNQRRRLIVQGFRDIGLDCHEPQGAFYAFPSIQKTGLTSDVFAERLLTENKVAAVPGNVFGPQGEGFLRCSYATSVTQLNEALERIGNFVYKIQKEG; the protein is encoded by the coding sequence ATGATAGTGAATGAACAGACAACAGGGAATAACAAGAAAATGACTTCGTATCTGGCACCTTTGGTTCAGCAGATACCGCCATCCGGAATTCGTAAGTTTTTTGATCTGGTTGGTGATAACAAAGACATCATTACACTTGGCGTCGGGGAACCGGACTTTGTTACGCCATGGCACATGAGAGAAGCTTGTGTGTATTCATTGGAAAGAGGCATGACTAGTTATACGTCAAATGCCGGTATGCCGAAGCTGAGAGAAGCTATCAGCGATTATTTGCATACCCAATTCGATACAAAGTATGATCCGAAGGACGAAATTATCGTAACGGTTGGCGGCAGTGAAGCGATTGACCTCGCATTGCGGGCCTTGATCGTACCTGGAGACGAAATTCTGATTCCAGAACCGTCGTATGTAGCATATTCACCCATTGCTTCAATTGGTGGGGGTGTGCCTGTTGGTGTTGAGACCTACGCCAAAGATCAATTCAAAGTAACAGCGGAGGCGCTTGAGGCAAGTATTACGCCTAAATCCAAAGTTGTGATTCTGTGTTATCCAAGCAATCCAACCGGAGCAATCATGACGTATGAAGAATGGCTTCCGATTGCTGAAGTGATCAAGAAGCATGATCTTATTGTCATTGCTGATGAGATATATGCTGAGTTGACGTATACGCAAAAACACGTTAGCTTCGCTTCAATCCCTGATATGAAGGAACGCACAATTCTAGTCAGTGGATTCTCCAAAGCATTTGCTATGACTGGCTGGCGGATCGGATACATGTGCGGACACCCAGAGCTTATTGCGGCAATGCTCAAAATCCATCAGTATACGGTTATGTGTGCTCCTGCGATGGGCCAAGTGGCTGCACTTGAAGCTTTAACGAACGGATTAGGTGAGAAGGACAGAATGGTGGAGTCCTATAATCAGCGCAGAAGGCTGATCGTACAGGGGTTCCGCGATATTGGATTAGACTGTCATGAACCCCAGGGTGCATTTTATGCATTCCCAAGTATTCAAAAGACAGGCCTTACTTCTGATGTTTTTGCTGAACGATTGCTCACAGAAAATAAGGTTGCTGCTGTACCTGGTAATGTGTTTGGCCCACAAGGTGAAGGTTTCCTTCGTTGTTCCTATGCAACTTCAGTGACTCAATTGAACGAAGCGCTGGAACGAATCGGAAATTTTGTTTACAAGATACAAAAAGAGGGTTAA
- a CDS encoding aspartyl-phosphate phosphatase Spo0E family protein — protein MAEGDHGDRWSVKRDHASLHDISLEDEIHLLRLKMEQIFLEEKSFTSDIVIEISSLLDLKINEYMKANPIKSK, from the coding sequence CTGGCTGAAGGCGATCATGGCGACCGATGGTCGGTGAAACGAGATCACGCATCATTGCATGACATTTCCTTGGAAGATGAAATTCATCTGCTGCGTCTGAAGATGGAGCAGATCTTCCTTGAAGAAAAATCATTCACTTCTGACATCGTTATTGAGATCAGCAGTTTGCTTGATCTGAAGATTAACGAGTACATGAAAGCTAACCCGATCAAAAGCAAATGA
- a CDS encoding bifunctional adenosylcobinamide kinase/adenosylcobinamide-phosphate guanylyltransferase: MLITVTGGIGSGKTKFALGYAAEISREGIYLSTGDHEAIIPEFPSAHYRVIEAGNGQHLTEVIHQINRESNLFLADRRIVIVDSLTSWMVAGFRANDDLDEQRVETQRLLDAMLSYQGKMLVITNEMHGSLNPTEEERIFAARMASVNRALQAHSEQVYMLVSGLAMELKARSVRYE; the protein is encoded by the coding sequence TTGTTGATTACGGTCACTGGGGGTATAGGTAGTGGTAAAACGAAGTTTGCCCTTGGTTATGCGGCGGAGATCAGCCGGGAAGGCATCTATTTATCAACTGGCGATCATGAAGCGATCATTCCGGAATTTCCATCCGCTCACTATCGTGTCATTGAAGCTGGGAATGGTCAACATCTGACGGAAGTTATTCATCAGATTAATCGAGAATCTAATTTATTTCTGGCAGATCGTCGGATTGTAATCGTGGATAGTTTAACCTCGTGGATGGTTGCTGGTTTTAGAGCGAATGACGATTTGGATGAACAACGTGTAGAAACGCAGCGATTGCTGGATGCCATGTTGTCTTATCAAGGGAAGATGCTTGTTATCACCAATGAAATGCATGGTTCACTGAACCCAACGGAAGAAGAGCGTATCTTCGCTGCAAGAATGGCATCGGTGAATCGTGCACTTCAGGCGCACTCTGAACAAGTCTACATGCTCGTATCTGGTCTAGCGATGGAGCTTAAGGCACGCTCAGTACGTTATGAATAA
- a CDS encoding DedA family protein, with product MQNWITDFMEQYGYIGIALIIALENVFPPIPSEIILPFGGFMTTYTSLTLPGVIIAATIGSVLGAIILYAIGLLIDVNRLEKIVDRWGHILRIKKEDIHRVDAWFDKYGMWTVLFCRMIPLVRSLISIPAGMSNMKFGLFVLFTTIGTFVWNIILVSVGAALGASWESILSFMDVYSLVIYIILAILIVGFIIWWIKRSRARN from the coding sequence ATGCAGAACTGGATAACCGATTTCATGGAACAGTATGGATACATAGGAATCGCGCTGATAATTGCCCTTGAGAATGTATTTCCGCCCATTCCTTCTGAGATTATTTTGCCATTCGGCGGATTTATGACTACGTATACTAGCCTCACACTGCCTGGCGTTATTATTGCTGCAACGATCGGATCTGTACTTGGAGCTATCATTTTATATGCCATTGGACTGTTAATTGATGTGAACCGATTAGAGAAAATAGTAGACCGCTGGGGTCATATTCTACGTATCAAAAAAGAGGACATTCATCGTGTAGACGCATGGTTCGATAAATACGGAATGTGGACTGTCTTGTTCTGCCGTATGATTCCTCTTGTTCGTAGCTTAATCTCCATCCCTGCCGGTATGTCCAATATGAAGTTTGGATTATTCGTCCTTTTTACCACAATCGGTACATTCGTATGGAATATTATTCTTGTTTCTGTTGGAGCCGCACTTGGAGCATCATGGGAAAGTATTCTGAGCTTTATGGATGTGTACTCCCTTGTGATTTACATCATTCTCGCAATCCTTATTGTAGGATTCATAATATGGTGGATCAAACGGAGTAGAGCTCGGAACTAG